In Terriglobia bacterium, the DNA window ATACAGACCCGTAAGATTGGTTTTATCAATGATGGGTCTATTCATCATGCCGATCAGCTGGTTTATCAAGGCGGATAAAGCGATGGCCTTTCCCTCGAACTTCCTGCCACCCGGAACCGTACCAAAACCGCCAATACTGTACATGCCCCTTATCATTTCCGGTAAGCCATTCGGCTGGCGTCGAATTGGGGCTGATGGATCGCGTGGAAGAATGGGGCCTTGATTCTCCGAAAGAGTGAGCTTTGGGCCGCCCTTGGCCACTACAAGTTCATAAACTGGAAGCTGTCTTGTCTCTTGATGCAACTTCAGTTGGAAACGGTCTTCCAGGAGGGACTGGAGCATGAGATCCATCACATCCGGCTTGTTCAGGTCTCGTTGCGTGGAGCGGGCCGGAACTCTGCCCTCGGGCGCTTTTGCTTGAATCTCCCACAAGTCTGTGCCGACCCAGGCCGGTCCACCGAGCACCTGAAAACCCCTTATTCGGTGTGAAAGTGCAATCAATGCCTTCAGCGGTTGGCCCGCAGCGACATACTCGCCGCCAGGGGACGTATTTACCGGCCCT includes these proteins:
- a CDS encoding TIGR03435 family protein, which codes for MRWIAVIVAFLMAAIAAVAQTPAPWPKPSFEVASIKPTTARGPVNTSPGGEYVAAGQPLKALIALSHRIRGFQVLGGPAWVGTDLWEIQAKAPEGRVPARSTQRDLNKPDVMDLMLQSLLEDRFQLKLHQETRQLPVYELVVAKGGPKLTLSENQGPILPRDPSAPIRRQPNGLPEMIRGMYSIGGFGTVPGGRKFEGKAIALSALINQLIGMMNRPIIDKTNLTGLYDIKLEWIPDNLQATPGGPPAPDSEGPTLTTAIQEQLGLRLESTKGPVEVIVIDSVQRPTEN